The genomic segment TAccaaactctgacttcaaaacAGTCATCTATGGTGAACTACCATTTATGTCTGCGTTTGCCTGAAGCCAAGCCACTAACTTCCTTTCACTAAGCAAACAGTGCAATCAAAAGCAGTACAACAGACAGTGCCTGTTCCTGCAACCACAAATGAAATTCTTCCTCTAGAAGAACTAAATTCTATTTTGCACAGCAATCAAAACTGGACATTCCAGTCTTAGCTTACCCATTCTGGGAtagcatcatatgctttcacaTATTACACAAATTCAGATGACATCATGATTTTAACTGATGTTTTCTGGCTGGTGTTTGTCTCATGGAGGACAATCCACTTGACATGCTCTGGAAAAACAGGCTGTGCTTGTATAGTTTGTGTTTCAGCGCTGAATATGTGAGTGCTGAGACACTACTCACCTATGACACTAGTCATTTCACCTATAACTTCACTGAAATGGGGACAAGAAGGTGTTTCCCTACTTGAAGAGAAGGCATTTTGGTGGTTTCTAAAACACACCTTTGTGCCCTAATCATTGCTCTTACAGAGTGATGACAAAAGTACTTTCAGCATGATACAGTAAAACACATAACCAGGAAGAGGAGACTGCTACACAATGACTGACAAGTACAATGACTGAACACTCACATAGAAAGTTACTGTTAAAATAATGCTAGCATGTAAGTTTAGACAGACTTTACAACACTTGTTATGGCACACAACCCTGCAAAGAATAATTAAGAACTCTGACATGTAAATTTCCACCTTCgcttttttcttaatttaaatTTTGCCAAAAATGACTTCAACATTTGACTTGACAAATATCTGTCTATTATCATAATTTAGGTGGAAAATGTATCACTACTGTCAAGTTTTAAAAATTATAGTACTCTTGATATAAGTGATCCTTaaagaaaaaatgcagaaagCCAGCCAAGGGAGTGCTTACAGTGAATAAGGCAAATTTCACAGATTTCTACAACTACTACATATCTTTGTctagaaatatatataaaggcccactgtttcagtagtgctTTTGGTGACAAAGATGTAAGGAACCATAGTTGGACTATATTTAAGAATTTGGTGATCTGATATGGAGGCAATGGAAAGGGCTAATTTGTAGCAGAATGAGTAGTGTCTAAAGAGCGCATCTTATGGAAGTTACAAAAAAATACCAGTTTTTACAGAACCCATATAACTTTTGTAATAACAGATCATACACCTATACTGCCCTTCACACTGTCCAACGGATATGATGATTAGCAGGTTACAGGGAGAAGTAGGCAAACATGAAGAGACCAAGAAAACAGACTATTATCAGGCCAAAGTTTAAAAGAAGCTTGATTTTTGGGGGCTCATAAAGCATCTCCATGACAATCCGTTCATCTTCTTCAGTGGCTTTGGGTGCAGGAGTTGCAGCTTGTTCCTTGTACCCACACATCCAATCAAACTGCCTGCTCCCATCATCCTTATGCCTTACCAGCTCTGCATGTCCGTTGCTATACGCCTCCACTGGGGTGGATCCACTTGTGCTAGGAGTCACAGGATCCTGGTCACAAGGGGCAGGCATGAGGAGTTTTAGATCAGCCCCATCAAGACATCGCTCTCTCTGGACATCCAGAGGCAGGTCTTTCTGGAGCATGCTGTTGCCATTGCAGTGGACAGGGCTCTTATTTGTCAACTTGTATGTCTCCTCCTGTTCTGTCACTGGTAGCTTTTCCATGTTGCGTAGTCCCCACACAGTGGTGCGCTGGATCTTCTCCTTGGTTGGGGGAGGGGTGCAAAGACTGACCACTACAGCTACCAGTCCAGAGACCCAGAAGAGCCCAGCAGCTATGTACATGTAGTGGACATGAACAATGAAAGCTGGCCTCTCGTCTGTTTGGTTGCATCGAGGCTCGCGATAGACGAAACCAAGAATAAGACGTGTCGTACCCAGAATGAAGCCAGTCATGCCACCCCAGAAGGCGCCTGTCTCATTGCAGCGCTTCCAGAAGACACCAAGAAGGAAAAGAGCAGCGATGGGTGGTGTCAGATACCCCGCCATTTCCTGGATGTACAAGTACATCTGGCCACCTTGCATCTCAATGATGACGGGCACCCAAGCAATGCTGATGGTCACCATGAAGATCACAAAGAGTCTCCCCACCACAACCAGCTCACGGGAGGAGGCAGAAGTCCGCACCATTTTGTAGATGTCCAGAGTGAAGATGGTGCTGGCGCTGTTGAATATAGAGTCTAGGTCACTCATAAGTGCAGCAATCATAACAGCCATCATCAGTCCCCGCAGGCCCACTGGCATTATGTTCATGACGAGTCGTGGGTAAGCAATGTTAGAACAGCCAGCTTGGCTACCACACACGGCCATGCAGTGCTCTGGGCCAATACAGGCAAGCTCGTCTGGAAACATTATCCGTGAGATCATTCCTGGAATGACAATGATGAACATGGGCAGAATTTTCAATAATCCTGCCATAAGAGTGGAACCCTTGGCATGGGCTATGTTCTTAGCGGCAAGTACCCTCTGAACTATGACCTGGTCAGCACACCAGTACCAGATGGATGCAGGAGTCTGGCCTAATAGGAACCCTGGCCAGGGAATGTCCTCATCGAGGGGACCTCTTAAGAGTTTGAGGGAATCCGGCTTTGGGTATATGCGACAAGAATTTGTGTAGGCAAAACTGTAGTTGTGGCTGGCGAGGATGGCAGTGACATTTGGAATGGCTTCCATGTACTTTTCTCGAACACCATCCAGTCCACCCACCTTGACCAGACTGATGACTGTGAGGCTCAAAGCCCCACCAATCATCAACACTGCTTGAAGAGTGTCAGTGTAGATCACAGCAACCAGACCACCTGTTATTGTCAGCAGGGCCGTCATGGTGATAAGCAGGATGATTGACAGGTAGAGATTCCAGCCTAAGGACTCTTGGATAAAGAGTGCCCCTGCATACAAGTCCACTGATAGTTTGGTGAAGATGTacagcaaaagagaaagacCAGCAAAATAAACTTTTAGCCTTTTACCCCCGTAGCGCTTGGAAAGGTACTCGGGCATGGTGTAGACACCACAGTGGATGTAGACTGGGATGAACACCCAGCCCaggagctgaaggaggaggagggcaTTGAACTCCCAGGCACCAACAGCAAAACCACTTGCTGCACCCGAGCCAGCCAGGCCGATAAAGTGCTCGCTGCCAATATTGCTCACAAACAGTGATGCTCCAATCACCACCCAGTTCATAGTTCGTCCAGCTAGGAAGTAGCCACTTACACTGCTTCGGTTGGCCTTCCACATGGCAAAAAATCCAATACCAAGCACAAGGACAAAATACAGTGCAACGACTGCAATGTCTGCTATCTCCATTGATGGCCCCATGTTTAAATGCTTATTGGTACAGTTCAAACCAGTACAAATGTACAACTATGAAAAAGGTGTTTACTTGAACAAAGATGCAAAGTTATGCAAAAAAGAGGAATCTTTTAATCCTTTGGTTTGCTGTCTTTCTGGAAGGAAACAAATGCATCCACCATCTGTCGGGTGAATTTGTATTTGGCTTGTGCATTTAGTTTTAAGTATAGTCCAACGGTGCTCTCATGAAGCACAGGGTTTTTTTTGGAGTAGATCTTTCAGGCCTCTGGTCTAGTAAAGGCTAGAGTTTACATTCCTGCAAGACAgcaaagagggagacagaaagagagaaacagaaagggagagagaaagaggtgcaTGCATTAGAACAAAGTGCTGAAAGCCATACTGGTAATGACAAAATCCTTTTCACTTGCACCTAGGTTCACCACTGTCCATGAAcagcacaaaaataaaacaatttttattCCTGTTGTTGCATTCTGACAAAATATAAAGGGCTCACaacatgtaaaatatacaagatacacacacacttgtgttTCTATGTCCAGAAGCCCAAGCttttgaataatatatttattttctctgtacatacatatacagagaaacacaccTTTGCCCAGATATATAACACTGGAAGCTAAGTGGAGTTCATACTGTTCCTGCCAGTTTCATACAAGTGTaggttaaatataaaataccaGCAGTATACTTCAAACCAAAAAGAAACTTCAAAGCAAAATGAAGTATTTTGCCAAAACAATGTGGTGCACTGTGTAGGGGCTTCTAAACATAACTTCTGATCACTGCGTCATTTTTTTGCGATCTTCCCTTTACAGTGATTGGTCCAAATGTTATATGACCACCTGCCTCACTGCACACAATGGGCTTCAAAGGGTGTCAAAAAGCCCTTTTTTAAATACACTTACAACAATGTTTGCTAGTTAAAATTTTACTACTGCCACTTTTATTGTTTGAAGTATACCTTGAGGTTTGATGGGGAGAGCACGCCAATTAGGATGTActtacttcatttttttttttttttttatctgcatttttaaacgagcttaaatttaattttatttgctAGGTTTATTTAAGCtggaattaaaaataaacattaagcaGATAATTTAAGTATTTAACACACCCAGCAGTGTTTatattggaaaataaatgaagagatTCAAGAACTGCATGGGTGAATGCTCAAAGTCACTGGATGTCTTCTGCTGATTGACTTCTCACTGCTCAAAAGCAAATAATTTACATGTTTGCACATTTGCATAACCTAAACACATGCAAATGTGCTGCTTCACTTCCCTCCCGTGCACCACCATTTcagatctcacacacacactcagggaCAGAAATCCCTGAGAATCAGAGGTCAGCTTATTACATAATGCTGCATgcatggttgtttttttttatttttgtctctgtcatttttatttcatttgtgtcAAGAAGTCGGCAGAATAATGTTTATTTCCGTTCAACATATGAGCTCTTTATAAGGGATTTGGCTGAAGCTATTCTAACAAAATAGAACATATGCCACTTTGATACACCTTAGATGAGCAGTCAACACAACTTAAGTTTGTCTACAGCATTGCTGTTCATTCATCTGAAGCTGTGTGCATCTGTGAAAACTACTCTTATTCCAAAACCATGTTTTACAAAAGCTACAACAATGCAAGACAACCTACTGAAAGCATCGTCTTGCCAGTTATATCAGAAAACATCTGGACTACTGCCCTCTCTTGGTACTCATGCTCATAAGGCACATACACTGCTCCATTTCTAAACTATATTTAATACGATATCATTTGATCCTTCATGGATGTTGTTCTACTAACCCcttcaaataataatataatataatataaaaacataattctAGCGTGCTGATGTGACCAATGCCAAGCACCACCAAGTAAATATCTCTCATACTTGCAaagcagcacaaacaaaaaacagtatttctcTCTCGATATTCAGTATGTCCCATCTACAGTTCCTCACTTTCGTCCCACTTAGCTCAAAAACAAGTGTTTGTATGCTTACGTTCTTTATTATCTACTTTTACTCTGACCTTTAGTGATCTTCCGCTCAACACATGCACATCTGGCAAGACCGATGGAACAGGTTACACCAACATGGCTCAAAGCTACACTGTAATTTCCTGTCAGCCTCTACTTGCAAACCATTATCAGACAATCTGTGGAGGATCTTGGTGATGAGATCAGGCTCCAAAGCCAAACTCAGGGCTCTATTAAGGTTAGTGAGCTCAGGCACACTGACTGGGCTAATCCCCTTGTACTGCATTCGCTGTCAGCCAAAAAGGAGGTGAGGGTGCCAAACCAACTCTCCTCTTACAGGGAGCTCAAAGCCCAGCATATTTGGATCAGACTGCCACAGTCTATGCATTACTTGGATGTGCTCTGGTAAACCCTTTCAACAGATCACCTGCCTCGTTTTCAAGCAATGATAAATGACAATAATATATGTGTCTTTTTGATGCACGCCAGGGAAAAAACGAACCCTTGAGAACCCTTATGAACCATGACGAATTATGACCCATAAAGCCTGTCAACTTACTGCTAGCCAGACGCCGAAAAACTCTGGCAAGCTGGTTTTATTGTTAatctaaaaaatgttttaacccCACTAAACAGCAGTAATACACAGAtaactctctttttttttcagaaaaacacAGCGCTTAGCAACGATGAAGGGGCGTGGCAGTTTTGAATCATATTAGGCGACGTCAGAGGAACACAAGCGAGAGTTTGAGCACGAGCATCACCAACGTGAATCCAGCGCGCAGAATTTTCTAGAATTTGTAAGCGGCCTGGAGGCGCAGATCTCCGCTGATTTCAGTCTCAGACAAAATTAATAAACCTGACAGCCATCGCTTACAAACAGATGCCACTGTCAGAACATTCGGCTGAATACAATGACATTTTTGTTCTCAGTCTAAGAGA from the Pygocentrus nattereri isolate fPygNat1 chromosome 6, fPygNat1.pri, whole genome shotgun sequence genome contains:
- the LOC108432603 gene encoding sodium/myo-inositol cotransporter; amino-acid sequence: MGPSMEIADIAVVALYFVLVLGIGFFAMWKANRSSVSGYFLAGRTMNWVVIGASLFVSNIGSEHFIGLAGSGAASGFAVGAWEFNALLLLQLLGWVFIPVYIHCGVYTMPEYLSKRYGGKRLKVYFAGLSLLLYIFTKLSVDLYAGALFIQESLGWNLYLSIILLITMTALLTITGGLVAVIYTDTLQAVLMIGGALSLTVISLVKVGGLDGVREKYMEAIPNVTAILASHNYSFAYTNSCRIYPKPDSLKLLRGPLDEDIPWPGFLLGQTPASIWYWCADQVIVQRVLAAKNIAHAKGSTLMAGLLKILPMFIIVIPGMISRIMFPDELACIGPEHCMAVCGSQAGCSNIAYPRLVMNIMPVGLRGLMMAVMIAALMSDLDSIFNSASTIFTLDIYKMVRTSASSRELVVVGRLFVIFMVTISIAWVPVIIEMQGGQMYLYIQEMAGYLTPPIAALFLLGVFWKRCNETGAFWGGMTGFILGTTRLILGFVYREPRCNQTDERPAFIVHVHYMYIAAGLFWVSGLVAVVVSLCTPPPTKEKIQRTTVWGLRNMEKLPVTEQEETYKLTNKSPVHCNGNSMLQKDLPLDVQRERCLDGADLKLLMPAPCDQDPVTPSTSGSTPVEAYSNGHAELVRHKDDGSRQFDWMCGYKEQAATPAPKATEEDERIVMEMLYEPPKIKLLLNFGLIIVCFLGLFMFAYFSL